TAGTTTCAAAAGTCGCGCGCTCAGAAAAAATCATGAAAATTAACAGACGAGATGTATTCAAGTTAGCTTCTGCATCGGGCTTAGTTGCCGCAGGTTTAGCAGCTTCAAAGCAAATAATCAGACCTCTTTCGGCGCAAAATTCATCAGCTACTGAAGTTAAAGAAGGAGAAATGCTATATCGTCAACTAGGGCGCAGAGAAAAAGTATCTGTAATTGGTTTGGGTGGTCATCATATTGGCAGACCACAAGATGAGCAACTCGCCATCAAGTTGATTCGCACCGCGATCGATGGCGGGATTAACTTTATGGACAATTGCTGGGATTATCACGAAGGAAATAGCGAACTGAGAATGGGGAAAGCTCTTCAAAATGGTTATCGCGATCGAGCGTTTGTGATGACTAAAATTGATGGTCGAACCAAAGAATCTGCGGCAAAACAGATCGAACAGTCCCTTCAACGTTTACAAACCGATCGCATTGATTTACTGCAACATCACGAAATTATTCGCCTAGAAGACCCCGATCGCGTCTTTGCGCCTGGTGGCTCGATGGAAGCGGTATTGGAGGCTCAAAAAGCTGGTAAAGTTCGTTATATCGGCTTTACGGGGCATAAAGATCCATTAGTCCATCTAAGAATGTTACAAATTGCCGAACAAAACAACTTCCATTTTGATGCGGTACAAATGCCTTTAAATGTAATGGACGCTCATTTTAGAAGTTTTGAACGCCAAGTTTTACCCGTCCTCGTCGAGAAGGAAATTGGCGTATTGGGCATGAAATCAATGGGAGATCCTTACATTCTTAAGAGTAAAACTGTAACTCCAATTGAATGCCTTCATTACACGATGAATCTACCCACTTCTACAGTAATTACGGGTATTGAAAAAATGTCGATTTTGGATCAAGCATTCGAGGCAGTCAGAACTTTTCAACCTATGAACGAAGAACAAGTCAATGCACTGCTCGATCGCACTCGCCAAGCAGCAGCAACGGGTCAGTATGAACTATTTAAAACGACTAGCAAATTCGACGGTACGGCTAAAAATCCTCAGTGGTTGGGATGATAAAATTGCCGTCCATAGCGCGATCGCCCGAATTCAACAACCAGGTATTCTGCCCAGACATTCCAAGCTAAAATTTGTGTCGCCAGAAATTATCAATGTTTTAAATGCCCTGTTTCGACTAAATGTGATTGGTTTGGTATCTAATCATGTTGAGGAATATTTAACCACTGAATATAATCTTGATAGTCTGGACGCGAAGGACGCATTAGACGATTATAAAATAGAGGAAAAAGTTCTGAAGATGTATAAAGGCGATCGCGTTCTAGGAAAGAGTGTAATAAATGATTAACGTCTAATGGTCAATTGTTTTGCTTCTTGTTCTATTTGTTTGAATTGATCTACTAAAGGCAAAACCTTTTCTTCTTCAGCTTCAACATAATTGTAAATGTTAACAAAATTGCGCTCAATTTCTTCGTAGATAATATCTAATTTGGAATTCAATTTAGCCGATAGTTCATTTTTAAACCGAGCTTTTTCATTGTCTAGTTTTTCTTCAAACTGTTTGATAATCTTGCGTTTTTTTAGCACTAACGTTCCCCCAGCAAACAACAAACCAACTCCTGCAAAGGCAGTGCCGATAATATCTAATAATACAATTTCAGTAAGGGCTGCGATCGCCGTACCTGCAACGGTAGCTGCACCACCACCAAGAAACCTGGGCGCAACACTGGCATTAACTGATTCAATAGAATGAAGGAAAGTTTTGTCGTCTAGCAAAGTTGCAACTTTTTGCTGTACATCTTCGACTATTTCCTGGCGACTTTCAATGGTATTAACGGTAATTACATTAGTACTAATTTGATTGACTTTAATATCATGCAAGTCCTCTACCAAGCTTTGTAACAACTCTCTAATTCCCCCAACAAAGTGCTTAATGCCATCCTGAGATATCTCACCTAAAGAAACCTTTAACTCATTCTCACAGCTGTGCTTTAATTCATCCATCCAGGTTGGGGCAGATTTTTTGGTGCGAAATAGCACCGCAAACGAACCTTTAACTAAGGTAAATAAAGATAATTGTTCGCGAAAGTCTTCTTTTACCCTTGCGGTAATTGTGTCGTATTTAAATAGTAATCTATTAATCAAAGATTCTAGTTCAAAACCTGACTGTCTTTTGTTTTGTAGTAATTTACTCTTAATTTTGCTCACTATTGTTCGATCTTTGATTAACTGCTGTTGGACGGATAGCAAGTCTTTTCTGAGTAAATCGATAATTTGTTCGCTGGTTTTGGCTACACCCTGAAGCTTTAATTTTTTAGTACTGCCATCTTTGAGGGTTTGCTGAATATAGTTTCTTACTTCTTTAAAGCCACTAATATCCTGTTCACCATTGACTTCCCACTCCACAGAGGTAGCAAACACCACGGGGGACTGAATACCCTTTTGCACAGCTAATTCTGCCAGCTTTTCCTTGTTTTTGGCTAGTTCTTCGGGTTTAGCTAGATCCGCCTGTTGCAGTACAAAGACGACTTTCTTGCGCCACTCACTATTGACGTAATCCAATAATTCCCAAGCACTACGAGTATAGGGATTTTTGGCAAAGAAAACAAAAAAGATCAGATCGCTATTAGGAATAAACTCTTTGGTAATCTCCTGATGATTTTCTACTATAGTATTTGTTCCAGGAGTATCCACCACAGACAGCGTTTTCAAGATCTCATTGGGCAAACCAATCTTCCGCAAATATTGGCTAACGGGTTGTTCAAATATCTCTTGGCTATAAATAATCTGCTGGATTATGTCAGTACAAGGATCGGCTGCGGTTTTACAAATATCTGCCTGCAATAAAGCATTAATAAAGCTACTTTTGCCCGCTTTAACTTCTCCTACTACCACGAACAAAAATGGCTCGTTAATATTTGTCCGTAAGTTACGTATAGTTACCTGAAGCTGTCGATTATTAATTTCTGTAGCAAATACTTGTAGCTTGCTTAATAAGTTGTCTAAGCTCGACTGATATTGAACCAATGCCCGATCGACAATAAGTTTATCCATAATATAAATATAAAAG
This sequence is a window from Coleofasciculaceae cyanobacterium. Protein-coding genes within it:
- a CDS encoding dynamin family protein; translation: MDKLIVDRALVQYQSSLDNLLSKLQVFATEINNRQLQVTIRNLRTNINEPFLFVVVGEVKAGKSSFINALLQADICKTAADPCTDIIQQIIYSQEIFEQPVSQYLRKIGLPNEILKTLSVVDTPGTNTIVENHQEITKEFIPNSDLIFFVFFAKNPYTRSAWELLDYVNSEWRKKVVFVLQQADLAKPEELAKNKEKLAELAVQKGIQSPVVFATSVEWEVNGEQDISGFKEVRNYIQQTLKDGSTKKLKLQGVAKTSEQIIDLLRKDLLSVQQQLIKDRTIVSKIKSKLLQNKRQSGFELESLINRLLFKYDTITARVKEDFREQLSLFTLVKGSFAVLFRTKKSAPTWMDELKHSCENELKVSLGEISQDGIKHFVGGIRELLQSLVEDLHDIKVNQISTNVITVNTIESRQEIVEDVQQKVATLLDDKTFLHSIESVNASVAPRFLGGGAATVAGTAIAALTEIVLLDIIGTAFAGVGLLFAGGTLVLKKRKIIKQFEEKLDNEKARFKNELSAKLNSKLDIIYEEIERNFVNIYNYVEAEEEKVLPLVDQFKQIEQEAKQLTIRR
- a CDS encoding aldo/keto reductase, giving the protein MKINRRDVFKLASASGLVAAGLAASKQIIRPLSAQNSSATEVKEGEMLYRQLGRREKVSVIGLGGHHIGRPQDEQLAIKLIRTAIDGGINFMDNCWDYHEGNSELRMGKALQNGYRDRAFVMTKIDGRTKESAAKQIEQSLQRLQTDRIDLLQHHEIIRLEDPDRVFAPGGSMEAVLEAQKAGKVRYIGFTGHKDPLVHLRMLQIAEQNNFHFDAVQMPLNVMDAHFRSFERQVLPVLVEKEIGVLGMKSMGDPYILKSKTVTPIECLHYTMNLPTSTVITGIEKMSILDQAFEAVRTFQPMNEEQVNALLDRTRQAAATGQYELFKTTSKFDGTAKNPQWLG